The Halorubrum sp. BV1 sequence CGGATGATGTTCGACTGCTTGTCACCCTCCGCCTGCTCGACCGCGGAGCGACGCTCTCCCTGCGCCTCCAAGATCATCGCGCGGCGGCGGCGCTCGGCGGAAGTCTGTTGTTCCATCGCCTGCTGGACGTCCTTCGAGGGGTTGACCTCGCGGACCTCGACGCTCTCCACGCGGATCCCCCACTCGTCGGTCGGCTCGTCTAACTCCTTGCGGATCTTCGCGTTGATCTCTTGGCGCTTGTTCAGCGTGTCGTCGAGTTCCATGTCGCCGAGGACCGCGCGCAGCGTGGTCTGTGCCAGGTTCGAGACGGCCTTCTTGTAGTCGTCCACTTCGAGAAACGCCTTCTTCGCGTCCATCACCTTGATGTAGACGACCGCATCCGCGGTGACCGGCGAGTTGTCCCGCGTGATCGCCTCTTGGCGGGGGACGTCGAGCGTCTGCGTCCGCATGTCGAACGGGTACGTGCGGGAGACGAACGGCGGGATGAGGTTGATGCCCGGTTCGAGCAGCTTCCGGTACTCGCCGAACACCGTGAGCGTCTTCTTCTCGTAGGCGTCGACGATCTCGACCGATTGCCACAGGGTGATGATCGCCAGAAACAAAAAGAGCAGACCGACGCTCACCAGCCCAAAGCCGAGACCGGATTGGAGGGTAATCGGGCCCATACCGAGGGTTAGGCCATCGGACGCTTAATACTTCGGCCGCCGTCCGTCGATCGATCTGCCGGTCTCGACGGCGATCTGCGATCTGTCGCTGTACCGCCCCGTCGACGATAATAAACCCTAAACCCCGGCTCGTCGACCGATCCGGTATGCACCTGCGGTTCGTCGAGCGGTTGGGACTCGCAGACGCGGTGACGGTGGCGAACGCGGCGGTGGGCTTTCTCGCCGTCGTGGCCGCGACCGTCGACGCCACGCTCGCAGCCCGACTGATCCTCCTCGCCGCGGTCGCGGACGGGCTCGACGGCGTCGTCGCCCGACACCGCGGCTCAACGGACGCCGGTCCGTACCTCGACTCGCTTGCCGACGTGGCGTCGTTTGGTGTCGCTCCCGCCGGATTGGTCGCGTTCCTCGTCCTCGACGCGAGGTCGTTCGCGACCGACCCCCTGTTCGTCGGCGGCGGCATGGCGGCGACGGCGCTTTTCGTCGCGGCCGCGGTCGCTCGATTGGGAATGTACACCGCCTACGACAGCGACAGCCGCGAGACGGTCGGCGTGCCGACCACGCTCGCCGCGACGGTGTTGGCCGCGGGGGTCGTCGCCGGATACACCGCACCAGGGCTGCTCGCC is a genomic window containing:
- a CDS encoding SPFH domain-containing protein, producing MGPITLQSGLGFGLVSVGLLFLFLAIITLWQSVEIVDAYEKKTLTVFGEYRKLLEPGINLIPPFVSRTYPFDMRTQTLDVPRQEAITRDNSPVTADAVVYIKVMDAKKAFLEVDDYKKAVSNLAQTTLRAVLGDMELDDTLNKRQEINAKIRKELDEPTDEWGIRVESVEVREVNPSKDVQQAMEQQTSAERRRRAMILEAQGERRSAVEQAEGDKQSNIIR
- a CDS encoding protein sorting system archaetidylserine synthase (This PssA-like phosphatidyltransferase, along with a PssD-like decarboxylase, is required in Haloarchaea for the archaeosortase ArtA to replace the PGF-CTERM sorting signal with a C-terminal lipid anchor.), with translation MHLRFVERLGLADAVTVANAAVGFLAVVAATVDATLAARLILLAAVADGLDGVVARHRGSTDAGPYLDSLADVASFGVAPAGLVAFLVLDARSFATDPLFVGGGMAATALFVAAAVARLGMYTAYDSDSRETVGVPTTLAATVLAAGVVAGYTAPGLLAAVTAVFALLMGSTITYPDLHAQDALVMGVVQVAVILTPAAHMATARLPPWIGEGFAFALLFLSCGYLLLGPRFYWGDGIRSPEETTERRV